One Pseudorasbora parva isolate DD20220531a chromosome 4, ASM2467924v1, whole genome shotgun sequence genomic region harbors:
- the ndufs8a gene encoding NADH:ubiquinone oxidoreductase core subunit S8a has product MSAALRVVYTISRPGSFLASQNLARPLSLSAHRAGIKYVNNQEEATDMKSITDRAAQTLLWTELFRGLGMTMSYLFREPATINYPFEKGPLSPRFRGEHALRRYPSGEERCIACKLCEAICPAQAISIEAEPRADGSRRTTRYDIDMTKCIYCGFCQEACPVDAIVEGPNFEFSTETHEELLYNKEKLLNNGDKWEAEIAANIQADYLYR; this is encoded by the exons ATGTCTGCGGCTTTACGTGTGGTCTACACCATATCCAGGCCAG GGTCATTTCTGGCCAGTCAAAATCTTGCACGTCCTCTGAGCTTATCAGCACACAGAGCAGGGATTA AGTATGTCAATAATCAGGAAGAAGCCACAGATATGAAGTCCATCACGGACCGTGCGGCTCAGACTCTTCTGTGGACAGAGCTGTTCAGAG GTTTGGGAATGACCATGAGCTATCTTTTCCGTGAACCTGCCACAATCAACTACCCATTTGAGAAAGGCCCTCTGTCGCCCCGTTTTCGTGGCGAACATGCGCTGCGCAGGTACCCCTCTGGAGAGGAGCGATGCATTGCATGCAAACTTTGTGAGGCCATTTGCCCAGCTCAG GCTATTTCAATTGAGGCAGAACCTCGTGCTGACGGCAGCAGGAGAACAACACGCTATGACATAGACATGACCAAATGCATCTACTGTGGCTTTTGCCAGGAGGCTTGTCCTGTGGATGCTATTGTAGAG GGCCCCAACTTTGAGTTCTCCACAGAGACTCATGAGGAACTGCTTTATAATAAGGAGAAGCTCCTCAACAATGGAGATAAGTGGGAGGCTGAGATTGCTGCCAACATTCAAGCTGACTATCTATACAGATAA